In Candidatus Roseilinea sp., one DNA window encodes the following:
- the ctaD gene encoding cytochrome c oxidase subunit 1: MASISIPIPLRERAKSGVLGWLATVDHKKIGIMYMVMSFAFFIAAGLMALLIRLQLAAPNLQVVDPNTYNQLFTMHGSVMIFLFTIPMLVGGFGNYFVPLMIGARDVAFPRLNAFSFWITLGAGLVMLIGFLFGARSDAAWTAYVPYSTKSFSPTVGMDIWLMGVILLGIGSTLGAVNFLVTVYSMRAPGMTAWRIPMFVWAMATTAGMVLLATPVLTAALLMLVADRNFNTQFFTTNRVQLWQHMFWFYSHPAVYIMILPAMGIISEVIPVFSRKPLFGLRAVVISTVLIGLLGFTTWVHHMFVSGVDPAIERFFMFTTMVIAVPTGVKVFNWLATLWGGSLNFKTPLLMCLGFLATFVIGGISGVMQGAIPIDQYVHNSYFVVAHFHYVLFGGSVFGIFAALYYWGPKITGRMFDEKLGKLHFWLMMIGFNVTFFPMHFLGLQGMPRRIATYDPGRGWELGNLIATIGAFLLAFSVLIFIINAIKLRHGEPAGNDPWEGNTLEWSTASPPPEYNFREIPTVESDRPLFDERMRMPQL; encoded by the coding sequence ATGGCAAGCATCAGCATTCCCATTCCGCTGCGCGAGCGTGCCAAGAGTGGTGTGCTCGGCTGGCTCGCGACTGTTGATCACAAGAAGATCGGCATCATGTACATGGTGATGTCGTTCGCGTTCTTCATCGCTGCCGGCCTGATGGCGCTGCTCATCCGGCTGCAGTTGGCTGCGCCCAACTTGCAGGTCGTGGACCCCAACACATACAACCAACTCTTCACCATGCACGGCTCGGTGATGATCTTCCTGTTCACCATTCCGATGCTGGTGGGCGGGTTCGGTAACTATTTTGTGCCGCTGATGATCGGCGCGCGCGATGTCGCCTTCCCACGCCTGAACGCCTTCAGCTTCTGGATCACCCTGGGGGCCGGCCTGGTCATGCTGATCGGTTTCCTCTTCGGTGCGCGCTCCGATGCGGCCTGGACGGCCTACGTGCCCTATTCGACCAAATCGTTCTCGCCGACGGTCGGCATGGACATCTGGTTGATGGGTGTGATCTTGCTCGGCATCGGCTCGACGCTGGGCGCGGTGAACTTCCTGGTCACCGTCTATAGCATGCGTGCGCCGGGCATGACGGCTTGGCGTATCCCGATGTTCGTGTGGGCCATGGCGACCACTGCCGGTATGGTGTTGCTGGCCACGCCGGTGCTCACCGCTGCGTTGCTCATGCTGGTGGCCGATCGCAACTTCAACACCCAGTTCTTCACCACTAACCGGGTGCAGTTGTGGCAGCACATGTTCTGGTTCTACTCGCATCCGGCGGTCTACATCATGATCCTGCCTGCAATGGGCATCATCTCCGAAGTCATCCCGGTGTTCTCGCGCAAGCCGCTCTTCGGTCTGCGCGCCGTGGTGATCAGCACTGTCCTGATCGGCCTGCTGGGCTTTACGACCTGGGTGCACCATATGTTCGTCAGCGGCGTGGATCCGGCCATCGAGCGCTTCTTCATGTTCACCACCATGGTGATCGCCGTGCCGACCGGCGTGAAGGTGTTTAATTGGCTTGCCACCTTGTGGGGCGGCTCGCTGAACTTCAAGACGCCGCTGCTGATGTGCTTGGGTTTCCTGGCCACGTTCGTCATCGGCGGCATCAGCGGCGTGATGCAGGGCGCGATCCCGATTGACCAGTATGTGCACAACTCCTACTTCGTCGTCGCCCATTTCCACTACGTCCTGTTCGGCGGCAGCGTGTTCGGCATCTTCGCCGCCCTGTATTACTGGGGGCCGAAGATCACCGGCCGCATGTTCGACGAGAAGCTGGGCAAGCTGCACTTCTGGCTCATGATGATCGGCTTCAACGTCACCTTCTTCCCGATGCATTTCCTGGGCCTCCAGGGGATGCCGCGCCGCATCGCCACCTACGACCCGGGTCGCGGCTGGGAACTGGGCAATCTGATCGCCACGATCGGTGCGTTCCTGCTGGCGTTTTCGGTGTTGATCTTCATCATCAACGCCATCAAACTGCGCCATGGCGAGCCTGCCGGCAACGATCCCTGGGAGGGCAACACGCTGGAGTGGAGCACGGCGTCGCCCCCGCCGGAATACAACTTCCGCGAGATTCCGACTGTGGAGAGCGACCGCCCGTTGTTCGATGAGCGGATGCGCATGCCTCAGCTCTGA
- a CDS encoding DNA-binding transcriptional regulator KdgR, whose amino-acid sequence MSEIQSVRRAFDILAALSCEEGASLSEIVARVALPKSTVSRMLSTLEAVGAVERQGDRDGFRIGQTLISLVSNAPYARSLVAVARPFLQGLAEATGETLTLCVPDGDYARYVDQIDTARALQVRNWVGQRLPLHACSDGKLYLAHRDPAQVERYLMRPLQRFTPTTLASAAALRRELRAIRRKGYAWTNGEFDPDIVGVAAPIYDEAGHIVASVCLFGPAFRWPSEQDADHFIQLTKDTAGAISAKLGYFSTKVAKKHDVGLNSLRVLRG is encoded by the coding sequence ATGTCCGAGATTCAGTCCGTCCGGCGCGCGTTCGACATCCTGGCGGCGCTCTCATGCGAGGAGGGCGCCAGCTTGTCCGAGATCGTCGCGCGCGTCGCGCTGCCCAAGAGCACTGTCTCGCGGATGCTCTCGACGCTGGAGGCGGTGGGCGCGGTGGAACGCCAGGGCGACCGCGACGGCTTCCGCATCGGCCAAACGTTGATCTCCCTCGTCTCGAACGCGCCGTATGCGCGCAGCCTGGTCGCCGTCGCGCGTCCGTTTTTGCAAGGGCTGGCCGAGGCCACCGGCGAGACGCTCACGCTGTGCGTGCCGGACGGCGACTACGCCCGCTACGTGGACCAGATTGACACAGCGCGCGCGCTGCAAGTGCGCAATTGGGTAGGGCAGCGCCTGCCGCTGCACGCTTGTTCCGACGGCAAGCTCTACCTGGCGCATCGCGACCCCGCCCAGGTTGAGCGCTATTTGATGCGCCCGTTGCAACGCTTCACGCCCACGACGCTCGCATCAGCCGCGGCGCTGCGCCGCGAGCTGCGGGCGATTCGCCGCAAGGGCTATGCCTGGACCAACGGCGAGTTCGACCCCGACATCGTCGGCGTTGCTGCGCCGATCTATGACGAAGCGGGGCACATCGTGGCATCGGTGTGCTTGTTCGGCCCGGCATTCCGCTGGCCGAGCGAGCAAGATGCCGATCATTTCATCCAACTGACAAAAGACACCGCCGGCGCGATCAGCGCGAAGCTAGGATATTTCTCCACGAAGGTCGCGAAGAAACACGACGTAGGCCTCAATAGCCTACGCGTCCTTCGTGGTTGA
- the ctaC gene encoding cytochrome c oxidase subunit 2 → MVPPVTRDAELINDLYNVILIFAVVVFVLVEGLLIYSVVKFRRRSADEMPQQIHGSRTLELAWTIIPAIVIAVIFGLAVDTMGRMTARGTLSNPVAHVHAINDVAARQRVERAQPVDLVIEVTGRQWVWQYKYPGGDGVTTSEELIVPANKNIRLDMTAADVIHAWWMPELGPMIYVNPGEMSYVWFNVPPGDYIGQCNVYCGVAHARMISKVKALPQAEYDEWYAQQAAASSAPTRPGDPKAGKNIFMNGACIACHYIEGTKAQGKVAPRDLTNFATYPTIAQLDGFENNAENLVKWLRDPQAVKPGTAMPNLNLKAQEIEDLVAYLLTLK, encoded by the coding sequence ATGGTTCCTCCTGTAACGCGCGACGCGGAACTCATCAACGATCTTTACAACGTCATCCTCATTTTCGCAGTGGTCGTGTTCGTGCTGGTCGAAGGGCTGCTCATCTATTCGGTCGTCAAATTCCGCCGGCGCAGCGCCGACGAAATGCCGCAGCAGATCCATGGCAGCCGAACGCTCGAGTTGGCCTGGACGATCATCCCGGCTATCGTGATTGCGGTGATCTTCGGACTGGCTGTGGACACGATGGGCCGCATGACGGCACGTGGCACGCTGTCCAACCCGGTCGCTCACGTGCACGCCATCAACGATGTTGCCGCACGGCAGCGTGTCGAACGCGCCCAGCCGGTAGATCTGGTGATCGAGGTGACCGGCCGCCAATGGGTGTGGCAGTACAAGTATCCCGGCGGCGATGGTGTGACGACAAGTGAAGAGCTGATCGTCCCGGCCAACAAGAACATTCGCCTCGACATGACGGCGGCGGACGTCATTCATGCCTGGTGGATGCCCGAACTTGGCCCGATGATCTACGTCAATCCTGGCGAGATGTCCTATGTGTGGTTCAACGTGCCACCTGGCGACTACATCGGCCAATGCAACGTGTACTGCGGCGTGGCCCACGCCCGGATGATCTCTAAGGTGAAGGCGTTGCCGCAGGCCGAATACGACGAATGGTATGCCCAGCAGGCCGCCGCCAGCTCGGCTCCGACGCGTCCCGGCGATCCCAAAGCCGGTAAAAACATCTTCATGAACGGTGCGTGTATCGCCTGTCACTACATCGAGGGCACCAAGGCTCAAGGGAAGGTTGCCCCGCGCGACTTGACCAACTTCGCCACCTATCCCACCATCGCCCAGCTCGACGGTTTCGAGAACAACGCAGAGAACCTGGTGAAGTGGCTGCGCGACCCACAGGCAGTCAAACCCGGCACCGCCATGCCCAACCTGAATCTGAAGGCACAAGAGATCGAAGATCTCGTGGCCTATCTTCTGACCCTGAAATGA
- the ctaB gene encoding protoheme IX farnesyltransferase, with protein sequence MRANEARTLHRLTLAALVAATLLVVVGNVVRISGEGPSCPDWPLCFGAVLPVDNAKAIAEVVHRALAALTAVLSLTVVAVCLRWRRRLDRGLLVLGLASLTLVSVQIVLGALVALQPWPARQPLLSALHLVAGLVTLGCIAGMHVEVRYPRVARDLLEATPSAQRFRRSVRTLAGATFVALATGALVSGSGAAMACGQTFPICNGGLLPNGGILVFLQWLHRAAVFVVALLALSLASHLLRREARAGLDVRIRIVSWMFIAAFLAVGALGWLMVALTRPAILATLHNATAAALWVSAVALATLVERLPVAIPEPTRKPLPAWRQTINDYVALTKPRVISLLLFTTLAAMFITPAGAPPWYLVVWTLVGGYLMAGGANAVNMAYDSDIDQVMGRTSKRPVPSGRIAPHQAFVFGVTLAGLSFAIFILFVNWLAALLALIGFFYYTVIYTRWLKRSTWQNIVIGGGAGAIPPMIGWVAASSQLSLAAFVLFAIVFYWTPPHFWALALLKRKDYAAAGVPMLPVVAGEDETARQIFIYAFGMFALTLMLVPVQTMGGVYLAGAIALGAWFLWLAWRVNHEHTPQAALRLYVYSLLYLFALFAVMMIDRIAF encoded by the coding sequence ATGCGGGCGAATGAAGCTCGGACCTTGCACCGCTTGACGCTTGCCGCGCTGGTCGCCGCGACGCTGCTGGTCGTGGTGGGCAATGTCGTGCGCATTTCGGGCGAAGGGCCGAGTTGCCCCGATTGGCCACTCTGCTTCGGCGCTGTGTTGCCGGTGGATAACGCGAAGGCGATCGCCGAAGTCGTCCACCGCGCGCTGGCGGCGCTGACCGCCGTTTTGTCGCTCACCGTTGTGGCTGTGTGTCTGCGCTGGCGACGCCGGCTCGACCGTGGGTTGCTCGTGCTCGGCCTTGCGTCGCTCACCTTGGTGAGCGTTCAGATTGTGCTAGGCGCGCTGGTAGCGTTGCAGCCCTGGCCGGCGCGCCAACCGTTGCTCTCGGCGCTTCACCTGGTCGCCGGCCTGGTCACGCTGGGCTGCATCGCCGGGATGCACGTCGAAGTGCGCTACCCGAGAGTGGCGCGCGATCTGCTCGAAGCGACCCCGTCAGCACAACGCTTCCGCCGTTCGGTTCGCACGCTGGCCGGTGCCACCTTCGTCGCGTTGGCGACCGGCGCGCTGGTCTCCGGCAGCGGCGCGGCGATGGCATGCGGCCAGACCTTTCCGATCTGCAACGGCGGCCTGCTGCCGAACGGTGGCATCTTGGTGTTCTTGCAGTGGCTGCATCGCGCCGCAGTATTCGTGGTGGCGCTTTTGGCACTCTCGCTGGCAAGTCACTTGCTGCGCCGGGAAGCGCGCGCCGGCCTAGATGTGCGCATTCGGATCGTGAGTTGGATGTTCATCGCTGCGTTTCTGGCCGTGGGCGCGCTGGGCTGGTTGATGGTGGCGCTGACCCGCCCGGCCATCCTGGCTACGTTGCACAATGCGACGGCGGCCGCGTTGTGGGTGAGCGCCGTGGCGCTGGCCACGCTGGTCGAGCGCCTGCCGGTCGCGATCCCGGAGCCAACCCGCAAGCCCCTGCCGGCGTGGCGCCAGACGATCAACGACTATGTGGCGCTGACGAAGCCACGCGTCATCTCGCTGTTGCTGTTCACCACGCTGGCGGCGATGTTCATCACACCGGCCGGTGCGCCGCCGTGGTATCTCGTCGTCTGGACGCTGGTTGGCGGCTACCTGATGGCCGGCGGAGCGAACGCGGTGAACATGGCCTACGACAGCGACATTGACCAGGTCATGGGGCGCACCAGCAAGCGCCCCGTGCCCAGCGGCCGGATTGCGCCACACCAAGCGTTCGTCTTCGGCGTGACCTTGGCCGGGTTGTCGTTTGCGATCTTCATCTTGTTCGTCAACTGGTTGGCGGCGCTGCTCGCCTTGATCGGCTTCTTCTACTACACAGTGATCTACACGCGCTGGCTGAAGCGCAGCACATGGCAAAACATCGTGATCGGCGGCGGCGCCGGGGCGATCCCGCCGATGATCGGCTGGGTGGCGGCCAGCAGCCAGCTCTCGCTGGCAGCCTTCGTGCTGTTCGCCATCGTGTTCTATTGGACGCCGCCGCACTTCTGGGCGCTGGCGTTGCTCAAGCGCAAAGACTACGCTGCGGCGGGTGTGCCGATGCTGCCGGTCGTAGCCGGCGAGGACGAGACCGCGCGCCAGATTTTCATCTATGCATTCGGCATGTTTGCGCTCACGCTGATGTTGGTGCCGGTGCAGACGATGGGTGGCGTCTACCTGGCAGGTGCGATAGCATTGGGGGCATGGTTTTTGTGGCTGGCTTGGCGCGTGAACCACGAGCACACGCCTCAAGCTGCCCTGAGGTTATACGTATACTCATTGCTCTATCTGTTCGCCCTGTTCGCCGTGATGATGATAGACCGCATCGCCTTCTAA
- the mttB gene encoding trimethylamine methyltransferase, which produces MTTAIPTTERRARRERDARRRQRGFAFVDAIKPLVNTLPLVEVLSDEGVDKIHRASMRLLKEIGILIVDYPRAAETFRQHGAIVEERSDGQRVRIDEDTLLHFVRQAPASFVQRARNPAKDVPIGGRHTVFAPVYGPPFVLDLDRGRRQATIEDFRNFVRLTYMSEHLHHNGGTLCEPNDVDVKERHLDMLLAHITLSDKAFMGSVTHKENARDTVTMAEIVFGAEAIRERPAVLSLINASSPLRFDDRMFGALEVYAQAKQALLITPFLIAGAMSPVSMAATLAQQNAEALFGICYAQMLNPGTPCIYGSFLANIDLKSGAPCFGTPEGNLALYAGAQMARHYNLPYRSGGNFTASRIPDAQAGYESASTFVTTVQAGVNFVLHAAGWLEGGLIAGYEKFVLDLEMCGMMAKFVQGIGLDEEDLAWDAYEEVGPGGHFLGSQHTMRHYETAFYQHAVFNMDNYEKWESEGAEDTYKRANAVWKRMLQEYQPPALDEGVKEALLEFTEKRRAEIRAGRLVRE; this is translated from the coding sequence ATGACAACCGCGATCCCCACCACCGAACGTCGCGCCCGGCGTGAGCGCGACGCCCGCCGCCGCCAGCGCGGCTTTGCCTTCGTTGATGCAATCAAGCCGCTGGTGAACACGTTACCACTCGTCGAGGTGCTATCTGATGAAGGCGTGGACAAGATCCACCGCGCCTCCATGCGTTTGCTGAAGGAGATCGGCATCCTGATCGTAGACTATCCTCGCGCTGCCGAGACCTTCCGCCAGCATGGCGCAATTGTCGAGGAGCGCTCCGATGGCCAACGGGTCAGGATAGACGAGGATACGTTGCTGCATTTCGTCCGCCAGGCGCCCGCGTCGTTCGTGCAGCGCGCGCGCAACCCGGCCAAGGATGTGCCCATCGGTGGCCGGCACACCGTCTTCGCGCCGGTGTATGGCCCACCGTTCGTGCTCGACCTCGACCGTGGCCGGCGTCAGGCGACGATCGAGGACTTCCGCAATTTCGTCCGCTTGACCTACATGAGCGAGCACTTGCATCACAACGGCGGCACGTTGTGCGAGCCGAATGACGTGGATGTGAAAGAACGCCATCTCGATATGTTGCTCGCGCACATCACGCTGAGCGACAAAGCGTTCATGGGCAGCGTGACACACAAGGAGAACGCGCGCGACACGGTGACGATGGCCGAGATTGTCTTCGGTGCAGAAGCGATCCGCGAGCGTCCCGCCGTGCTCTCGCTCATCAACGCGTCATCGCCGCTGCGCTTCGACGATCGCATGTTCGGCGCGCTGGAGGTCTATGCGCAGGCGAAGCAAGCGTTGCTCATCACCCCTTTCCTCATCGCCGGCGCAATGTCGCCGGTGAGCATGGCCGCCACGCTGGCACAGCAGAACGCCGAGGCACTGTTCGGTATCTGCTACGCGCAGATGCTCAACCCCGGCACGCCGTGCATCTACGGCTCGTTTTTGGCGAACATTGATCTGAAGAGCGGCGCACCGTGCTTTGGTACGCCGGAGGGCAACCTCGCGCTCTACGCCGGCGCACAGATGGCGCGCCATTACAACCTGCCCTACCGCAGCGGCGGCAATTTCACTGCATCGCGCATCCCCGATGCGCAGGCCGGCTACGAGAGCGCCAGCACGTTCGTGACGACGGTGCAGGCGGGCGTCAACTTCGTGTTGCATGCGGCCGGATGGTTGGAGGGCGGTTTGATCGCCGGCTACGAGAAGTTCGTCCTCGACCTGGAGATGTGCGGCATGATGGCGAAGTTCGTGCAGGGCATCGGCCTGGACGAGGAAGACCTGGCCTGGGATGCTTATGAGGAAGTCGGCCCCGGCGGCCACTTCCTCGGCTCGCAGCACACCATGCGCCACTACGAGACGGCCTTCTACCAGCATGCCGTGTTTAACATGGATAACTACGAAAAGTGGGAGAGCGAAGGCGCTGAGGATACATACAAGCGTGCGAACGCCGTTTGGAAGCGCATGTTACAGGAGTATCAGCCACCGGCGCTCGATGAAGGCGTGAAAGAAGCGCTGCTCGAATTCACCGAGAAGCGCCGCGCCGAGATACGCGCCGGCCGGCTGGTGCGCGAATGA
- a CDS encoding putative cytochrome c oxidase subunit III: MAQATLRDRSTGPARRSRAAEPARAKNIGLLGVGFFIASESMFFLGLFLAWFFMRNTSDVWPPAGVTPPPMAPAIFNTVVALLSTVAVFLADRAIAHEDRKGLVKGIAIASALGVVFMAVQAAEFTDLAILAQGSAYGSTFTFLLLFHVLRVFVGVILMGVVLVRTLLGHFSGERRLLVQATVMYWYFITGVWLVVFAVLYLIG; this comes from the coding sequence ATGGCGCAAGCGACTCTGCGTGATCGCAGCACCGGCCCGGCGCGTCGTTCTAGGGCGGCAGAACCTGCTCGCGCCAAGAACATTGGGCTGTTGGGCGTCGGTTTCTTCATCGCCTCCGAGTCCATGTTCTTCCTCGGCCTGTTTCTAGCCTGGTTCTTCATGCGCAACACGAGCGATGTATGGCCGCCTGCCGGCGTCACGCCGCCGCCGATGGCGCCGGCCATCTTCAACACCGTCGTTGCGTTGCTCAGCACAGTCGCCGTTTTTTTGGCCGATCGTGCAATTGCGCATGAGGATCGCAAGGGTCTGGTGAAGGGCATTGCCATTGCCAGCGCGCTGGGCGTGGTGTTCATGGCCGTGCAGGCGGCGGAGTTCACCGACCTCGCGATCTTGGCGCAGGGCAGCGCCTACGGCTCGACGTTCACATTCCTGCTTCTCTTTCACGTGTTGCGCGTGTTCGTGGGCGTGATCTTGATGGGCGTAGTGTTGGTGCGCACGTTGCTGGGTCACTTCTCAGGCGAGCGCCGCTTGCTGGTGCAGGCAACAGTGATGTATTGGTATTTCATCACCGGCGTGTGGCTGGTCGTGTTCGCCGTGCTGTACTTGATCGGATGA
- a CDS encoding DUF159 family protein codes for MCGRYTLTVDPEQLMARFHLTSADFVATPRYNIAPTQTVAVVYDESPRTLSAARWGLIPSWAKDPSIGSRMINARAETLAEKPAFRTLLKKRRCLVLADSFYEWRKNPDGSKTPMRVMLTSGEPFALAGLWDVWKTPEGDRLRTCTIITTEPNTLVAPLHNRMAAILPPEHEADWLAQGRDDTAFLRALLQPFPAERMKAYPVSPRVNNVKNDDPSLIEPVTA; via the coding sequence ATGTGCGGACGTTACACCCTGACCGTTGATCCGGAGCAGCTCATGGCGCGATTCCACCTGACCAGCGCGGATTTCGTCGCGACGCCGCGCTACAACATCGCGCCGACGCAAACGGTGGCCGTCGTCTACGACGAATCGCCACGCACGCTGTCGGCAGCGCGCTGGGGCTTGATCCCATCGTGGGCAAAAGACCCGAGCATCGGTTCACGCATGATCAACGCGCGCGCCGAGACGCTGGCGGAGAAGCCGGCCTTTCGCACCTTGCTCAAAAAGCGCCGCTGCCTGGTGCTGGCCGACAGTTTCTACGAGTGGCGCAAGAATCCCGACGGTTCAAAGACGCCGATGCGCGTGATGCTCACGTCCGGCGAGCCGTTTGCGCTAGCTGGGCTATGGGACGTTTGGAAGACGCCGGAAGGCGACCGGCTGAGGACTTGTACGATCATCACCACAGAACCGAACACCTTGGTCGCCCCGCTTCACAACCGCATGGCCGCCATCCTGCCGCCGGAGCACGAAGCAGACTGGCTCGCGCAGGGCCGCGACGACACGGCCTTCCTACGCGCGCTGCTGCAGCCCTTCCCGGCAGAGCGCATGAAAGCGTATCCGGTCTCGCCACGCGTGAACAACGTCAAGAACGACGATCCCTCGCTGATCGAACCGGTGACCGCGTGA
- a CDS encoding GntR family transcriptional regulator — MLRGIESDLLEYIIENELQAGDRLPPLEELSAELQISTGKLREQLEVARALGFVEVKPRTGIRISPFDFLPAVRFSLFYALAQNRKLFDAFSELRNHIEFAFFHEAVSLLMDEDYAHLKSLIDQAFAKLEEHPPRIPHDEHRELHLTIYRRLDNPFVKGLLEAYWDAYEAEGLSVFSDYDYLHEVWTYHEGIVNAIVAGDGDEAYRLLVQHTKLLQKRPKARTSRVRMNGDAAMPESKAFAQQRIAAR, encoded by the coding sequence ATGTTGCGAGGCATCGAATCGGACTTGCTCGAATACATCATCGAGAACGAACTGCAGGCAGGCGACCGGCTGCCGCCGCTGGAAGAACTGAGCGCCGAGCTGCAGATCAGCACCGGCAAGCTTCGTGAACAGCTCGAAGTGGCACGGGCGCTCGGCTTCGTCGAAGTCAAGCCGCGCACCGGCATCCGTATCAGCCCCTTCGACTTTCTACCCGCCGTTCGCTTCAGCTTGTTCTATGCGCTGGCGCAAAACCGCAAACTCTTCGACGCTTTCAGCGAACTGCGCAACCACATCGAATTCGCCTTCTTCCACGAAGCAGTTTCGCTGTTGATGGACGAGGACTACGCCCACCTGAAGTCGCTGATCGATCAGGCCTTCGCCAAGCTCGAAGAACATCCGCCACGCATTCCACACGACGAACACCGTGAGCTGCACCTGACGATCTATCGCCGCCTCGATAACCCCTTCGTCAAAGGCCTGCTGGAAGCCTACTGGGACGCCTACGAAGCCGAGGGGCTGAGCGTGTTCTCTGACTACGACTATCTCCATGAAGTATGGACATATCACGAGGGGATCGTCAACGCGATCGTCGCCGGCGACGGGGACGAAGCCTATCGGCTGCTGGTGCAGCACACCAAACTGCTGCAAAAGCGACCGAAAGCGCGCACGTCGCGCGTGCGGATGAACGGCGACGCCGCGATGCCAGAAAGCAAAGCCTTCGCTCAACAGCGCATCGCAGCGAGATGA
- a CDS encoding pyruvate ferredoxin oxidoreductase, with translation MLRDLTAPTNIAPTAPHPAQDTNVALSQREPIVNDFAITAATKNGSGSQTSNAILLRALFKMGIPVSGKNLFPSNIQGRPTWYTIRLSKDGYLARRETTEIMIVLNPDTILEDHQNTAPGGVFMYADDIKLPVRRSDLHYYAIPVKEMARQHESDPKLRIYVANMVYVGAIAQLLGIDLDEIEAALMFHFKGKAKPVESNMKVVRAAAAWAAENLIKTDPYRVERMDKTKGQIMIDGNTAAALGAIYGGVGFAAWYPITPATSLADALNEYLPKLRIDPETKAPTYAVVQAEDELAALGMVMGAGWAGARAMTSTSGPGISLMAEFTGLGYFAEIPAVIWDVQRMGPATGLPTRVSQGDIIAAYWLGHGDTKHPVLLPGSVYECFEFGWRAFDLAERLQTPVFVLSDLDLGMNQWMSKPFDYPEEPMDRGKVLTEAQVNAARGFARYKDVDGDGIGWRTLPGNESPFAAYFTRGSGHNERAMLSERADDWENNMDRLARKFETARKLMPPPVIDMVTGAEIGIIGFGSTDPAIQEARALLEAKGIRASYLRLRALPMNEDMTMFLASHKRIYVVELNSDAQLCQLIRLHSPKDAEKVHPANHNDGLPLTAHWITEEILYQETRH, from the coding sequence ATGCTGAGAGATTTGACAGCACCCACCAACATAGCTCCCACAGCGCCTCATCCTGCACAAGATACGAACGTAGCGCTCTCCCAACGCGAACCCATCGTCAACGACTTCGCCATCACCGCCGCCACGAAGAACGGCTCCGGCAGCCAGACATCCAACGCGATTCTGCTGCGCGCGCTGTTCAAGATGGGCATCCCGGTGAGCGGCAAGAACCTCTTCCCGTCCAACATCCAAGGCCGGCCCACCTGGTACACCATCCGACTGAGCAAGGACGGCTACCTGGCGCGCCGCGAAACGACCGAAATCATGATCGTGTTGAACCCGGACACGATCCTGGAAGATCATCAGAACACCGCACCGGGCGGCGTGTTCATGTATGCCGATGACATCAAGCTGCCGGTGCGACGCAGCGACCTGCACTACTACGCCATTCCGGTCAAGGAAATGGCGCGCCAGCACGAGTCCGACCCTAAGCTGCGCATTTACGTGGCCAACATGGTGTACGTCGGCGCGATCGCGCAGTTGCTTGGCATTGATCTGGACGAGATCGAAGCTGCGCTGATGTTCCACTTCAAAGGCAAAGCCAAGCCAGTGGAGAGCAACATGAAGGTGGTGCGCGCCGCTGCCGCTTGGGCCGCCGAGAATCTGATCAAGACCGACCCCTATCGCGTGGAGCGCATGGACAAGACCAAGGGTCAAATCATGATTGACGGCAACACCGCCGCTGCGCTGGGCGCGATCTACGGCGGCGTCGGTTTCGCCGCCTGGTATCCGATCACGCCGGCTACCAGCCTGGCCGACGCTCTGAACGAGTATCTGCCCAAGCTGCGTATAGATCCGGAGACCAAAGCGCCGACTTACGCCGTCGTGCAAGCCGAAGACGAACTGGCAGCGCTGGGCATGGTCATGGGCGCCGGATGGGCCGGCGCACGGGCGATGACTTCCACCAGCGGCCCCGGTATCTCGCTCATGGCCGAATTCACCGGCCTGGGTTACTTTGCCGAGATTCCGGCGGTGATCTGGGATGTGCAACGCATGGGACCGGCCACCGGCCTGCCTACGCGCGTCTCCCAGGGCGACATCATCGCCGCCTATTGGCTGGGCCACGGCGACACCAAGCACCCGGTGCTGCTGCCCGGCTCGGTCTACGAGTGCTTCGAGTTCGGCTGGCGCGCCTTCGATCTGGCCGAGCGCCTGCAGACGCCGGTCTTCGTGCTGAGCGACCTCGATCTGGGCATGAACCAGTGGATGAGCAAGCCGTTCGACTATCCGGAGGAGCCGATGGACCGCGGCAAAGTGCTCACCGAGGCGCAGGTCAACGCCGCGCGAGGCTTCGCACGCTACAAGGACGTGGACGGCGATGGGATCGGCTGGCGCACGCTGCCGGGTAACGAAAGCCCCTTCGCCGCCTACTTCACACGCGGCTCCGGCCACAATGAGCGCGCGATGCTCTCGGAGCGCGCCGACGACTGGGAGAACAACATGGATCGCCTGGCGCGCAAGTTCGAGACGGCCCGCAAACTGATGCCACCGCCGGTGATTGACATGGTCACAGGCGCAGAGATCGGCATCATCGGCTTCGGTTCGACCGATCCGGCGATCCAGGAAGCGCGCGCCTTGCTGGAGGCCAAAGGCATCCGCGCCTCGTACCTGCGCCTACGCGCGCTGCCGATGAACGAGGACATGACGATGTTCCTGGCGTCGCACAAACGCATCTATGTGGTCGAGCTGAACAGCGACGCGCAGTTGTGCCAGTTGATCCGGCTGCACTCACCGAAGGACGCCGAGAAGGTGCATCCCGCCAACCACAACGACGGCCTGCCACTCACGGCGCACTGGATCACCGAGGAAATTCTGTATCAGGAGACGCGACACTGA